In Thermosynechococcus sichuanensis E542, a single genomic region encodes these proteins:
- a CDS encoding NCS2 family permease yields MQQAHTSLSTEALAALTTFLTMSYILPVNAQILSNAIFLEQPQDLQAELVIATAVSAAVGSILMGIWANYPIALAPGMGINAFFAFAVVGQMGLPWPLALSAVLLEGIVFVLLTLTGMRSLIVNMIPMSLKVAIAAGVGLFIAYIGLGNAGIIIADAATKTKLTTFDTWPPILAALGILLTAFLCAKGVRGAIFWGVMITALAAWLVGAAPWPTALIQWPQWPSHLFGQALVGFGQLQPQQLGSFLLVTLVLLFTDMFDTVGTLSAVGVQAGFLNQQGHFPRALGAFMADAVGTIVGALFGTSTVTTYIESAAGIAVGGRTGLTALMVGGLFLLSLLFLPVTTAIPSFATAPALVLVGVFMARSLPDIPWSDLTEAIPAFLVVLVMPLSYSISEGLAVGFISYPIVKLAAGKGREVHPALWALAVIFIAHYFWR; encoded by the coding sequence TTGCAGCAGGCACACACCTCGCTCTCCACCGAGGCACTGGCGGCACTGACGACATTTCTAACGATGTCCTACATCTTGCCCGTCAATGCGCAAATTCTTTCCAATGCCATTTTTCTCGAGCAACCACAGGATTTACAGGCGGAGTTGGTGATTGCAACCGCAGTATCGGCGGCAGTGGGTAGTATTCTGATGGGAATTTGGGCGAATTACCCGATTGCATTAGCCCCCGGCATGGGCATCAATGCCTTTTTTGCTTTTGCGGTGGTGGGGCAGATGGGGCTGCCTTGGCCATTGGCGTTGAGTGCGGTACTCCTCGAGGGCATTGTGTTTGTGCTGCTGACCCTAACGGGGATGCGATCGCTGATTGTAAATATGATTCCCATGTCTTTGAAGGTGGCGATCGCGGCTGGGGTAGGGCTATTTATTGCCTACATTGGCCTTGGCAATGCGGGAATTATCATCGCTGATGCCGCTACGAAAACAAAACTCACCACCTTTGACACATGGCCACCCATCCTCGCTGCCCTTGGGATTCTTTTGACGGCATTTCTCTGTGCTAAGGGGGTGCGGGGGGCGATTTTTTGGGGGGTGATGATTACTGCCTTAGCTGCATGGCTCGTGGGGGCTGCCCCTTGGCCGACGGCTTTGATCCAATGGCCGCAATGGCCGTCCCATCTCTTTGGTCAAGCCTTAGTGGGTTTTGGACAATTGCAACCGCAGCAGTTGGGGTCTTTTCTCTTGGTAACCTTGGTACTGCTTTTTACCGATATGTTTGACACTGTCGGCACCCTTTCGGCGGTGGGGGTACAGGCAGGGTTTCTCAATCAGCAGGGACATTTCCCCCGCGCCTTGGGAGCCTTTATGGCGGATGCAGTCGGGACAATAGTTGGCGCCCTCTTTGGCACTTCGACAGTGACCACCTATATTGAATCGGCAGCAGGCATTGCCGTGGGGGGACGGACGGGGCTGACGGCGCTGATGGTGGGGGGCTTGTTTTTGCTCTCACTGCTGTTTTTGCCGGTTACGACCGCCATTCCCAGTTTTGCCACGGCACCGGCTTTGGTGCTGGTCGGTGTTTTTATGGCGCGATCGCTCCCAGACATTCCTTGGTCTGATCTCACGGAAGCGATTCCTGCTTTTTTGGTGGTGTTGGTGATGCCCTTGAGCTACTCCATCAGTGAGGGGCTAGCGGTGGGATTTATTAGCTATCCAATTGTGAAACTGGCCGCAGGCAAAGGGAGAGAAGTGCATCCTGCCCTCTGGGCATTGGCGGTTATTTTTATTGCCCACTACTTTTGGCGTTAG
- a CDS encoding adenine phosphoribosyltransferase, whose translation MDLKSLIRDVPDFPKPGILFRDLTTLLQNQAGLRYVIDQLVEKHANDGIHYVAGIESRGFIFGAPLAYRLGAGFIPLRKPGKLCAPVYAVEYELEYGRDRLEMHQDAIEPGRRVLIVDDLIATGGTAAAAAGLIQQAQAELHGFAFIVELTDLGGRQKLPDVPITTLVTY comes from the coding sequence ATGGATCTCAAATCCCTGATTCGCGATGTCCCAGACTTCCCTAAGCCGGGCATTTTGTTTCGGGATTTAACAACGCTGCTGCAAAATCAGGCCGGGCTGCGCTACGTTATTGACCAATTGGTGGAAAAACACGCCAACGATGGCATTCATTATGTGGCCGGCATCGAGTCACGGGGATTTATTTTTGGTGCTCCCTTGGCCTATCGCTTGGGGGCAGGCTTTATCCCTTTGCGCAAACCGGGCAAACTCTGTGCACCGGTCTATGCGGTGGAGTATGAGCTAGAGTATGGGCGCGATCGCTTGGAAATGCACCAAGATGCCATCGAACCGGGGCGGCGGGTGTTAATTGTTGATGATTTGATTGCCACAGGGGGCACAGCGGCAGCAGCGGCAGGTCTCATTCAACAAGCGCAAGCTGAACTTCATGGCTTTGCCTTTATCGTCGAGCTGACGGACTTGGGAGGACGGCAAAAGCTTCCCGATGTGCCAATTACCACCCTTGTAACTTATTAA